The following are encoded together in the Vidua macroura isolate BioBank_ID:100142 chromosome 6, ASM2450914v1, whole genome shotgun sequence genome:
- the SGPP1 gene encoding sphingosine-1-phosphate phosphatase 1 produces MSLGQRLARLAAHLQDPRKVAAFQRLCGVEGPSGWAGAEQRGPVANGGPAGEQEHPSGNGAVPGAAGTPRRWRRRPRRNSLTEEEDGSQEFATRSRFLYYLFSLGTELGNELFYILFFPFCIWNVDAWLGRRLIIIWVWVMYLGQCTKDVIRWPRPASPPVVKLEVFYNSEYSMPSTHAMSGTAIPLALLLLSYGRWQYPLVFGLILAFCWCSLVCCSRIYMGMHSILDVIAGFLYAILILVVFHPVVDLIDNFNLTYKYAPLIIISLHLALGIFSFTLDTWSTSRGDTAQILGCGAGVACGSHVNYILGLQLDPPPHTLPLSLSSLTVTAFGKAIMRLLIGVIVLLLTKVAMKKATIPLACKMFRIPHADVRRARQRMEVELPYRYITYGMVGFSLMFIVPCLFHFIGLS; encoded by the exons ATGTCTCTCGGCCAGCGCCTGGCCCGGCTGGCCGCCCACCTGCAGGACCCGCGGAAAGTGGCCGCGTTCCAGCGGCTCTGCGGGGTGGAGGGGCCCTCGGGCTGGGCCGGCGCGGAGCAGCGGGGGCCGGTGGCGAACGGTGGCCCCGCGGGCGAGCAGGAGCATCCCAGTGGGAACGGGGCCGTGCCCGGCGCGGCGGGAACCCCGCGGCGCTGGAGGAGGAGGCCGCGCCGAAACTCGCTGACGGAGGAGGAGGACGGCAGCCAGGAGTTCGCCACTCGCAGCCGCTTCCTCTACTATCTGTTCAGCCTGGGCACGGAGCTGGGCAACGAGCTCTTCTACatcctctttttccctttctgcatcTGGAATGTGGACGCCTGGCTGGGCCGGAGGCTCATCATCATCTGGGTGTGGGTGATGTACCTGGGCCAGTGCACCAAGGATGTGATCCGCTGGCCGCGTCCTGCCTCGCCGCCCGTGGTGAAGCTGGAGGTCTTCTACAACTCCGAGTACAGCATGCCCTCCACCCACGCCATGTCGGGCACCGCCATCCCCCTGGcgctcctgctgctcagctaCGGCCGCTGGCAG TATCCCCTTGTGTTTGGACTGATCCTGGCATTCTGCTGGTGTTCTTTGGTTTGCTGTAGTCGAATTTATATGGGAATGCATTCAATTTTG GATGTTATTGCTGGATTTCTGTATGCTATTCTTATCCTGGTTGTCTTCCATCCAGTTGTGGACCTGATTGACAACTTCAACTTAACTTACAAATACGCACCCTTAATTATCATCAGTCTCCATTTGGCCCTGGGCATCTTCTCTTTCACCCTGGACACGTGGAGCACGTCGCGAGGTGACACCGCTCAGATCCTGGGCTGCGGTGCCGGCGTGGCCTGTGGCTCTCACGTCAACTACATCCTGGGTCTGCAGCTGGATCCTCCTCCCCACACCTTGCCTTTGTCTCTGTCCTCCCTCACCGTGACTGCGTTTGGAAAAGCCATAATGCGCTTGCTGATCGGAGTCATCGTTCTGTTGCTAACAAAAGTGGCCATGAAAAAAGCCACGATTCCGCTGGCGTGTAAAATGTTCCGCATCCCGCACGCCGACGTGCGGAGGGCCAGGCAGCGCATGGAGGTCGAGCTGCCCTATCGCTATATTACCTATGGAATGGTTGGCTTCTCCCTCATGTTTATTGTTCCTTGCCTCTTCCATTTCATTGGTCTTTCCTGA